A single genomic interval of Vulpes lagopus strain Blue_001 chromosome 19, ASM1834538v1, whole genome shotgun sequence harbors:
- the CX3CR1 gene encoding CX3C chemokine receptor 1 isoform X2 — protein sequence MPTYSPESILEYFEYDESAEACDLGDIVAIGTVFLSILYSLVFAFGLLGNLLVVFALTNSQKPKSITDIYLLNLALSDLLFVATLPFWTHYLMSEQGFHNAVCKLTTAFFFIGFFGGIFFITVISIDRYLAIVLAANSMNNRTVQHGVTISLGVWAAAILVATPQFMFTKQKANECLGDYPEVLQELWPVLRNVEANLLGFLLPLLIMSYCYFRIMRTLFSCKNHKKAKAIKLIFLVVIVFFLFWTPYNIMIFLETLNLYDFFPNCDMKRDLRLALSVTETIAFTHCCLNPFIYAFAGEKFRRYLYHLYRKCLAVLCGHPVHVSFSRTESQTSRRESILSSNFTHHTSDGDGSILL from the coding sequence ATGCCCACCTACTCCCCTGAATCGATTTTAGAATACTTTGAGTACGATGAGTCTGCTGAAGCCTGTGATTTGGGGGACATTGTGGCCATTGGGACTGTCTTCCTGTCCATACTCTACTCCCTTGTCTTTGCCTTTGGGCTGCTGGGAAATTTGCTGGTGGTGTTTGCCCTCACCAACAGCCAGAAGCCCAAGAGTATCACCGACATTTACCTCCTGAACCTGGCTTTATCTGATCTGCTCTTTGTGGCCACCTTACCCTTCTGGACTCACTACCTGATGAGTGAACAAGGCTTTCACAATGCTGTGTGCAAACTCACGACCGCATTCTTCTTCATTGGCTTTTTTGGAGGTATATTCTTCATCACTGTGATCAGCATTGATAGGTACCTGGCCATTGTCCTGGCAGCCAACTCCATGAACAACCGGACTGTGCAGCATGGCGTCACCATCAGCCTCGGTGTCTGGGCAGCAGCAATCTTGGTGGCAACGCCTCAGTTCATGTTCAcgaaacaaaaagcaaatgaatgCCTTGGTGACTACCCTGAGGTCCTGCAGGAACTCTGGCCTGTGCTCCGCAATGTGGAAGCGAATTTGCTTGgcttcctgctccccctgctcattaTGAGTTACTGTTACTTCAGAATCATGCGGACACTGTTTTCCTGTAAGAACCACAAGAAAGCCAAAGCCATCAAACTGATATTTCTGGTGGTCATCGTGTTTTTCCTCTTCTGGACACCCTACAACATCATGATTTTCTTAGAGACACTTAATCTCTATGACTTCTTTCCCAATTGTGACATGAAGAGGGATCTAAGGTTGGCCCTCAGTGTGACTGAGACAATTGCATTTACCCACTGTTGCCTCAATCCCTTTATCTATGCATTTGCTGGAGAGAAGTTCAGGAGATATCTTTACCACTTGTATAGGAAATGTCTGGCTGTCCTGTGTGGGCATCCTGTCCATGTCAGTTTCTCCCGGACTGAATCACAAACAAGCAGGCGGGAAAGCATACTAAGCAGCAATTTTACTCACCACACCAGTGATGGAGATGGGTCCATCCTTCTCTGA
- the CX3CR1 gene encoding CX3C chemokine receptor 1 isoform X1, which produces MCAGGTRSWVGPRRGSDQKYFLPCRWARQAFTMPTYSPESILEYFEYDESAEACDLGDIVAIGTVFLSILYSLVFAFGLLGNLLVVFALTNSQKPKSITDIYLLNLALSDLLFVATLPFWTHYLMSEQGFHNAVCKLTTAFFFIGFFGGIFFITVISIDRYLAIVLAANSMNNRTVQHGVTISLGVWAAAILVATPQFMFTKQKANECLGDYPEVLQELWPVLRNVEANLLGFLLPLLIMSYCYFRIMRTLFSCKNHKKAKAIKLIFLVVIVFFLFWTPYNIMIFLETLNLYDFFPNCDMKRDLRLALSVTETIAFTHCCLNPFIYAFAGEKFRRYLYHLYRKCLAVLCGHPVHVSFSRTESQTSRRESILSSNFTHHTSDGDGSILL; this is translated from the coding sequence GCTTTCACCATGCCCACCTACTCCCCTGAATCGATTTTAGAATACTTTGAGTACGATGAGTCTGCTGAAGCCTGTGATTTGGGGGACATTGTGGCCATTGGGACTGTCTTCCTGTCCATACTCTACTCCCTTGTCTTTGCCTTTGGGCTGCTGGGAAATTTGCTGGTGGTGTTTGCCCTCACCAACAGCCAGAAGCCCAAGAGTATCACCGACATTTACCTCCTGAACCTGGCTTTATCTGATCTGCTCTTTGTGGCCACCTTACCCTTCTGGACTCACTACCTGATGAGTGAACAAGGCTTTCACAATGCTGTGTGCAAACTCACGACCGCATTCTTCTTCATTGGCTTTTTTGGAGGTATATTCTTCATCACTGTGATCAGCATTGATAGGTACCTGGCCATTGTCCTGGCAGCCAACTCCATGAACAACCGGACTGTGCAGCATGGCGTCACCATCAGCCTCGGTGTCTGGGCAGCAGCAATCTTGGTGGCAACGCCTCAGTTCATGTTCAcgaaacaaaaagcaaatgaatgCCTTGGTGACTACCCTGAGGTCCTGCAGGAACTCTGGCCTGTGCTCCGCAATGTGGAAGCGAATTTGCTTGgcttcctgctccccctgctcattaTGAGTTACTGTTACTTCAGAATCATGCGGACACTGTTTTCCTGTAAGAACCACAAGAAAGCCAAAGCCATCAAACTGATATTTCTGGTGGTCATCGTGTTTTTCCTCTTCTGGACACCCTACAACATCATGATTTTCTTAGAGACACTTAATCTCTATGACTTCTTTCCCAATTGTGACATGAAGAGGGATCTAAGGTTGGCCCTCAGTGTGACTGAGACAATTGCATTTACCCACTGTTGCCTCAATCCCTTTATCTATGCATTTGCTGGAGAGAAGTTCAGGAGATATCTTTACCACTTGTATAGGAAATGTCTGGCTGTCCTGTGTGGGCATCCTGTCCATGTCAGTTTCTCCCGGACTGAATCACAAACAAGCAGGCGGGAAAGCATACTAAGCAGCAATTTTACTCACCACACCAGTGATGGAGATGGGTCCATCCTTCTCTGA